A stretch of the Aegilops tauschii subsp. strangulata cultivar AL8/78 chromosome 4, Aet v6.0, whole genome shotgun sequence genome encodes the following:
- the LOC109755175 gene encoding uncharacterized protein, which produces MSSSLASSSYRRRILDSKAAASHALYSSRLPSRSRQPAHTRIGAAARAHGVENSIISVLTMHHWETLNHMAYKFGKLDKVHGKLALKILGSIVQQSGLERITHVYCLAAHILIQAQMHSQAMSVLKHLAMAGFSCSAIFSSLLRTISRCDSNPMVFDLLINAYLKERKVVDASKAILLMDNCGFKASTHTCNAVLNALVEVGESKHVWFFLKESLARKFPLDVTTCNIVLNYFCLDGNLGKANLMLQKMKSRSISNVVTYNTILYWYVKKGRFKAAMRVLEDMEKNGVEADVYTYNIMIDKLCKMKRSTRAYLLLKKMRGNNLSPDECTYNTLIKGFFDEGKMKLAIYIFNEMLKQSLKPSLATYTTLIDGYCRSGVTGEALRVLYEMQVAGVKPSELTYSAMLNGYCKASMPGHALNLIEDMKARGTAINRTMYTILIDGFCQLGVVSKAKQILKSMLVVGINPDVVTYSALINGMCKMGKLDETKEILSRMQKTGVLPNEVLYTTLVCYCCKAGYVGEALKYFVDIYRRGLAANSFIHNTLLCALYREGMVTQAEQFKQYMSRMKISFDVASFNCIIDFYCTRGNMHEAFSVYDNMHRYGCSPNVDTYRNLLRGLCKGGYLVQAKEFMACLVDIPYAIDQETFNALLLGICKDGTLDEALDLCEKMVTSNFLPDIHTYTVLLSGFCRKGKIVPAIILLQMMLEKGFVPDIVTYTCLLNGLIKEGQVKVASYLFQEIICKEGMYADCIAYNSMMNGYLKAGMIHKVDMTIRDMHHNEVYPNPASYNILMHGHIKKGHLSRSVYLYKDMVRKGIRPNNVTYRLLIHGFSKHGMTEIAIKFLDKMVLERIYPDRLTFDVLITVCSEKSRMSNALQLFNCMKRLYMSPSSKAYSAMINGLIRKNWLQQSCDVLRDMVESGLEPNHTHYIALINAKCRLGDINGAFRLKEEMAALGVVPAEVAESSIVRGLSKCGKVEEGIIVFCSIIRAGMVPTIATFTTLMHGLCKEGKIADALHLKGSMELYGLKIDVVTYNVLITGLCNNQCVSDALDLYEEMKSKQLRPNITTYTTMIGAICATGRILEGQKLLNDIEDRGFVPSYKDQILEWRMENAMRRLNIIRNCRKEITSKNEVELLHADHESMHEAAED; this is translated from the coding sequence CTCATGGAGTTGAGAATAGCATCATCAGTGTCCTAACTATGCATCACTGGGAGACCTTGAATCACATGGCGTACAAGTTTGGGAAGCTTGACAAGGTTCATGGAAAGCTAGCCTTGAAGATACTGGGTTCTATTGTGCAACAATCAGGTTTGGAGCGAATCACTCATGTTTACTGCCTGGCTGCTCATATCCTCATCCAAGCTCAAATGCATTCACAAGCAATGTCAGTGCTGAAGCATCTTGCCATGGCGGGCTTCTCTTGCTCTGCTATATTTAGCTCCCTTCTCCGAACCATCTCGCGTTGTGATTCCAATCCCATGGTTTTTGACCTTCTTATCAATGCATATCTGAAGGAAAGAAAAGTTGTTGATGCAAGTAAGGCAATTTTGTTGATGGATAACTGTGGATTTAAGGCTTCAACTCACACCTGCAATGCTGTCCTTAATGCTCTTGTGGAAGTTGGGGAATCAAAACATGTTTGGTTCTTCTTAAAAGAGAGCTTGGCCCGGAAGTTCCCATTGGATGTCACCACTTGTAATATTGTACTGAATTATTTTTGCCTTGATGGTAACCTTGGAAAGGCTAATCTTATGCTACAAAAGATGAAGAGTCGGTCCATATCAAACGTTGTTACTTATAACACAATACTTTACTGGTATGTTAAGAAGGGAAGGTTCAAGGCTGCCATGCGTGTCTTAGAAGATATGGAGAAGAATGGTGTAGAGGCAGATGTATATACTTATAACATCATGATTGATAAGTTATGCAAAATGAAGAGGAGTACGCGTGCTTACCTTTTGCTCAAAAAAATGAGGGGAAATAACTTATCACCTGATGAGTGTACATATAATACTTTGATCAAAGGATTTTTCGATGAAGGTAAGATGAAACTTGCTATCTATATCTTCAATGAAATGCTGAAACAGAGCTTGAAGCCAAGCCTAGCTACTTACACTACCTTGATTGATGGGTACTGCCGAAGTGGGGTAACTGGTGAAGCTTTACGAGTTCTGTATGAAATGCAAGTTGCTGGTGTGAAACCAAGTGAACTAACTTATAGTGCAATGCTGAATGGTTATTGCAAAGCTTCCATGCCGGGACATGCACTGAATCTTATTGAAGATATGAAAGCAAGAGGCACAGCAATCAATAGGACTATGTATACTATCCTGATTGATGGTTTCTGTCAGCTAGGAGTGGTTTCTAAAGCCAAGCAAATTTTAAAGAGTATGCTTGTGGTTGGGATCAATCCAGATGTTGTTACTTATTCAGCATTGATCAATGGTATGTGCAAGATGGGTAAGTTGGACGAAACAAAAGAGATTTTGTCAAGGATGCAAAAAACAGGAGTTTTGCCTAATGAGGTTCTTTATACAACTCTAGTTTGCTATTGTTGCAAGGCTGGGTATGTCGGAGAAGCACTAAAGTATTTTGTGGATATCTATCGGAGGGGCCTAGCTGCCAATTCATTCATCCACAATACATTGTTATGTGCACTGTATCGAGAAGGAATGGTTACACAGGCTGAGCAATTTAAACAATACATGTCTAGGATGAAGATATCATTTGATGTTGCCTCTTTCAACTGTATAATAGACTTTTACTGCACCAGAGGTAATATGCATGAGGCATTCTCAGTGTATGATAATATGCATAGATATGGTTGTTCTCCAAATGTTGACACATATAGGAATTTGCTTAGAGGGTTATGCAAGGGCGGCTACTTGGTACAAGCAAAGGAGTTCATGGCCTGCCTTGTTGACATACCTTATGCCATTGATCAGGAAACCTTCAATGCATTACTTCTGGGGATTTGCAAAGACGGAACTCTAGATGAAGCTCTGGATTTATGTGAGAAAATGGTTACAAGTAACTTTCTACCTGACATCCATACTTACACTGTTCTTCTTAGTGGTTTTTGCAGAAAAGGCAAAATTGTTCCTGCAATCATCCTGTTGCAGATGATGTTGGAGAAAGGGTTTGTCCCTGATATTGTTACATATACCTGTTTGTTGAATGGCTTGATCAAGGAAGGCCAAGTTAAGGTTGCTTCTTACCTGTTCCAGGAGATCATATGCAAGGAAGGTATGTATGCAGATTGTATTGCCTACAACTCAATGATGAACGGGTACCTAAAGGCAGGAATGATACATAAAGTAGATATGACGATTCGGGATATGCATCATAATGAGGTTTATCCAAACCCAGCCAGCTATAACATTCTTATGCATGGGCACATCAAGAAGGGACATTTGTCAAGATCTGTTTATCTATACAAAGATATGGTAAGGAAAGGGATTAGGCCAAACAATGTGACATATCGTTTGCTTATCCATGGATTTTCAAAACATGGTATGACTGAAATTGCGATTAAGTTCTTGGACAAGATGGTCTTAGAACGCATTTATCCGGATAGATTAACATTTGATGTACTCATAACTGTATGTAGTGAGAAATCTAGGATGTCCAATGCTTTACAGCTCTTCAACTGCATGAAGCGGTTATATATGTCACCTAGCAGTAAAGCATACAGTGCCATGATAAATGGATTGATCAGGAAAAATTGGCTGCAGCAGAGTTGTGATGTTTTACGTGACATGGTCGAGAGTGGACTTGAACCGAATCATACACACTATATTGCGTTAATCAATGCAAAATGCAGGCTTGGGGACATCAATGGAGCATTCAGGCTGAAAGAGGAAATGGCAGCTCTTGGTGTTGTGCCAGCTGAAGTTGCTGAAAGCTCAATTGTTAGAGGCCTTAGTAAATGTGGAAAGGTTGAAGAGGGTATCATAGTTTTCTGTAGCATAATACGTGCTGGAATGGTGCCAACAATTGCTACTTTCACTACCCTAATGCATGGTCTCTGTAAAGAAGGCAAGATTGCGGATGCTCTGCACCTCAAAGGGTCAATGGAGTTGTATGGATTGAAGATTGATGTAGTCACTTATAATGTTCTAATCACAGGTTTATGCAACAACCAGTGTGTTTCTGATGCATTAGATCTTTATGAAGAGATGAAATCTAAGCAACTTCGGCCGAACATTACAACATACACCACAATGATTGGGGCTATCTGTGCAACAGGCAGAATATTGGAAGGACAGAAACTACTGAATGATATAGAGGATAGGGGCTTTGTTCCCTCATATAAGGATCAAATTCTCGAATGGAGGATGGAGAATGCAATGAGAAGGTTAAACATTATAAGAAATTGCAGAAAAGAAATAACTTCTAAGAATGAGGTCGAACTATTACATGCAGATCATGAATCCATGCATGAAGCTGCTGAAGACTGA